In Aquimarina spinulae, a single window of DNA contains:
- a CDS encoding DUF1801 domain-containing protein — MQYKAKTPDEYIEAIPEERKEVMSMLRKVIKDNLPKGFSEEISYGMIGYVVPHSLYPDGYHCDPKLPLPFMNIASQKNFIAVYHSGIYANPELMNWFVGEYPKYVKTKLDMGKSCIRFKKIDQIPMKLIAELSSKMTPQEWIAMYESKVKNK; from the coding sequence ATGCAATACAAAGCCAAAACACCTGATGAGTATATAGAGGCTATTCCTGAAGAAAGAAAGGAAGTCATGAGTATGCTTAGAAAAGTAATAAAAGACAATCTTCCCAAAGGATTTTCTGAAGAGATTAGCTATGGTATGATAGGATATGTTGTACCGCACAGCTTATATCCAGATGGGTACCACTGTGATCCCAAATTACCTTTACCCTTTATGAATATTGCTTCGCAGAAGAATTTTATAGCAGTCTATCATAGTGGTATTTATGCAAATCCCGAATTAATGAACTGGTTTGTTGGTGAATATCCTAAGTATGTAAAAACAAAATTAGATATGGGTAAAAGTTGTATCCGTTTCAAAAAAATAGATCAGATTCCGATGAAATTGATCGCAGAATTATCTAGCAAAATGACTCCGCAAGAATGGATTGCAATGTATGAATCTAAAGTAAAAAACAAATAA
- a CDS encoding VOC family protein — MKRVTGIGGIFFKTVDPKKTKDWYRDHLGFNTDDYGCTFWWKDKEGNDCSTQWSPFKDDTTYFAPSKKEFMMNFRVENLTKLLEVLKNEGVTVIDKVEEYEYGKFGWIIDPEGNKIELWEPVDKAFL; from the coding sequence ATGAAACGAGTAACAGGAATAGGGGGTATATTTTTTAAAACAGTTGATCCAAAAAAAACAAAAGATTGGTACAGGGATCATCTGGGTTTTAATACAGATGACTATGGTTGTACATTCTGGTGGAAAGACAAAGAAGGTAACGATTGTTCTACACAATGGAGTCCTTTTAAAGACGACACCACTTATTTTGCCCCAAGTAAGAAAGAATTTATGATGAATTTCAGAGTAGAAAACCTAACCAAACTTCTCGAAGTTCTTAAAAACGAAGGAGTAACTGTTATTGATAAAGTAGAAGAATATGAATATGGTAAATTTGGGTGGATTATAGATCCAGAAGGTAATAAAATTGAGCTTTGGGAACCAGTCGATAAAGCATTCTTATAA
- a CDS encoding arsenate reductase ArsC translates to MNILVLCTGNSCRSQMAEGYLKHFAKDNATIYSAGVETHGVNPRAIAIMKEDGIDISTHTSNNLDEYLDIQFDFIITVCDNAKERCPFFPGKAERLHYNFFDPSKVEGTEEEIHIAFTKTRNQIKEYCKDFVEKNILKTVS, encoded by the coding sequence ATGAATATTTTAGTATTATGCACAGGTAATTCTTGTAGGAGTCAAATGGCAGAAGGATATTTAAAGCATTTTGCCAAAGACAATGCAACTATTTATAGTGCGGGAGTAGAAACCCATGGAGTAAATCCCAGAGCAATAGCTATTATGAAAGAAGATGGTATTGATATCTCTACTCATACTTCTAATAATCTAGATGAATATCTGGATATACAATTTGATTTTATTATTACCGTGTGTGATAATGCCAAAGAAAGATGCCCTTTCTTCCCCGGTAAGGCAGAACGATTGCATTATAATTTCTTTGATCCATCAAAGGTAGAAGGTACAGAAGAAGAAATTCATATCGCATTTACAAAAACCAGAAATCAGATTAAAGAATATTGCAAAGATTTTGTAGAGAAAAATATATTGAAAACGGTATCGTAA
- a CDS encoding DUF6428 family protein, producing MNTSDFITLLAEHQDKSLLFEYAPGMLVGTNYHITEVKHITVDAVDCGAGTDFWKETIIQLWESPGELGKSDYMSTYKALAILRKVGKMKSYEMDAVVKIEYGNTMFHTAQLHIADFEIKKDQLILKLTVNPTDCKAKEVCGITETNAEEAASCAPGSGCC from the coding sequence ATGAATACATCAGACTTTATAACGCTATTAGCAGAACATCAAGATAAATCATTACTATTCGAATATGCTCCGGGAATGTTGGTAGGGACTAATTACCATATTACCGAAGTAAAACATATTACCGTAGATGCCGTAGATTGCGGCGCTGGTACCGATTTCTGGAAAGAAACTATTATTCAACTATGGGAAAGCCCAGGTGAATTAGGTAAATCAGACTATATGAGTACCTATAAAGCTCTGGCAATATTAAGAAAGGTAGGAAAGATGAAATCTTATGAAATGGATGCTGTAGTAAAAATAGAATATGGAAATACTATGTTTCATACTGCACAATTGCACATTGCAGATTTTGAAATTAAAAAAGATCAATTAATACTGAAACTTACTGTAAACCCTACAGACTGCAAAGCAAAAGAAGTATGTGGAATTACAGAAACTAATGCTGAAGAAGCAGCTTCTTGCGCCCCAGGTAGCGGTTGTTGTTAG
- a CDS encoding ArsR/SmtB family transcription factor: MGITKTQIFDQQQNELAQFFKILGHPARIAILQYISKQNTCICNDLVEEIGLAQATISQHLKELKSIGLLKGEIEGKSMCYCIDIDRWTALQKNLNSFFNTTKKNCC; the protein is encoded by the coding sequence ATGGGAATTACCAAGACGCAAATATTCGATCAACAACAAAATGAATTAGCACAGTTTTTCAAAATATTAGGCCACCCTGCACGTATTGCTATTCTTCAATATATTAGTAAACAAAATACATGCATATGTAATGATTTGGTTGAAGAAATAGGATTGGCGCAGGCTACGATATCTCAGCACCTTAAAGAATTAAAAAGCATAGGATTACTCAAAGGAGAAATCGAAGGCAAAAGCATGTGTTACTGTATCGATATCGATCGATGGACTGCTTTGCAAAAAAATCTAAACTCATTTTTTAATACCACCAAAAAAAATTGTTGTTAA
- a CDS encoding DUF4199 domain-containing protein, giving the protein MKNTIIRYGLRSAISICLLALAGWFLGKNLDYSIQEVIGYAGIIVSLLFVFLGIKHYRDKENNGIVSFGKALLIGILITLIAALAFGILDVIYIKYINPDFMTEYYSHYVEQMKNSLPEAELKIKLAELEAQKELFSNRFMSFFLMFATVFMIGFIISLISALILQRKPIPGN; this is encoded by the coding sequence ATGAAAAATACAATTATACGTTATGGGTTACGAAGTGCCATTTCTATATGTCTATTAGCACTTGCAGGATGGTTTTTAGGGAAAAACCTGGATTATTCTATTCAGGAGGTAATTGGATATGCCGGTATAATAGTATCGTTACTTTTTGTGTTCCTTGGCATTAAACATTATCGGGATAAAGAAAATAATGGTATTGTTTCCTTTGGAAAAGCATTATTGATCGGTATACTTATCACTCTTATTGCCGCTTTGGCGTTTGGGATATTAGATGTAATTTATATCAAATATATAAATCCGGATTTTATGACAGAATACTATTCGCATTACGTTGAACAAATGAAAAATTCTCTCCCAGAAGCCGAACTTAAAATTAAATTGGCCGAGTTAGAAGCCCAAAAAGAGTTATTTTCTAACAGGTTTATGAGCTTCTTTTTAATGTTTGCAACGGTATTTATGATTGGATTTATAATTTCATTAATTTCAGCACTAATACTACAACGTAAACCAATACCAGGTAATTAA
- a CDS encoding response regulator transcription factor produces the protein MRKTIFTFAALVLAILALFQLSKYTVIAGDTSIETVIAIIAVIFFVIGIVINKRVLHKKKNPAQEIDYQKIEELGLSKREYEVLCQIAMGLSNKEIAEKLFVSESTIKTHVSNMLVKLDAKRRTQAIQIAKELQIIPL, from the coding sequence GTGAGGAAAACAATTTTTACTTTTGCCGCTTTAGTCTTAGCAATACTAGCTCTTTTTCAGTTAAGTAAATATACTGTTATTGCAGGTGATACATCAATAGAAACTGTAATTGCCATAATTGCTGTTATTTTTTTTGTAATTGGCATAGTTATAAATAAAAGAGTCTTACACAAAAAGAAAAATCCTGCACAGGAAATAGATTATCAAAAGATTGAAGAACTGGGGTTAAGTAAACGAGAATATGAAGTATTATGCCAGATTGCTATGGGATTATCAAATAAGGAGATAGCCGAAAAACTCTTTGTTTCAGAAAGTACTATAAAAACTCATGTTTCTAATATGCTGGTAAAACTTGATGCAAAACGACGTACTCAAGCTATACAAATTGCAAAAGAGCTACAAATTATACCTCTTTAA
- a CDS encoding TM2 domain-containing protein, with amino-acid sequence MSEENNNLGDDIKKGAEEAAEAAKEFASDAKEAASDFAEEAKELVNSADNKKVLAGILAIFLGWLGVHKFILGYQKEGFILLGITLISFPLMCLGIGILTIYVPSIIGLVEGIMYLTKSDEEFYQTYQVGRKPWF; translated from the coding sequence ATGAGTGAAGAAAACAACAACCTAGGGGACGATATAAAAAAAGGAGCAGAAGAAGCGGCAGAAGCAGCAAAAGAGTTTGCTAGTGATGCCAAAGAAGCAGCCAGTGATTTTGCTGAAGAGGCTAAAGAACTTGTTAATTCTGCGGATAACAAAAAAGTTCTTGCCGGTATTTTAGCAATTTTTTTAGGATGGCTTGGAGTTCATAAATTCATTTTGGGGTACCAAAAAGAAGGTTTTATTCTACTGGGAATAACTTTAATCTCATTTCCTCTAATGTGTTTAGGTATAGGAATATTAACTATATACGTTCCATCGATTATTGGTCTTGTAGAAGGTATTATGTATTTAACAAAATCTGACGAAGAATTTTATCAAACCTATCAGGTTGGTAGAAAGCCTTGGTTCTAA
- a CDS encoding GNAT family N-acetyltransferase — MDSTIKIAYFTEEDWPAISAIYKEGIDTGVATFETQLPTWKAWDVSHSKPCRIKAIRKNTIAGWAALSPTSKREVYKGVAEVSIYITQKYRGLGIGKLLLSKLIEESEKAGFWTLQAGIFRNNKASVDLHKSLGFREIGYREKVAKLDDIWHDNILLERRSKIII, encoded by the coding sequence ATGGATTCTACAATAAAAATAGCATATTTTACCGAAGAGGATTGGCCCGCGATCTCTGCGATCTATAAAGAAGGAATTGATACAGGAGTTGCCACCTTTGAAACCCAGTTACCTACTTGGAAAGCATGGGATGTTTCGCATTCAAAACCTTGTAGAATCAAGGCTATTCGTAAAAATACTATTGCAGGCTGGGCAGCGCTGTCCCCAACCTCGAAAAGAGAAGTGTATAAAGGAGTAGCAGAAGTTAGTATTTATATAACACAAAAATATAGAGGTTTGGGTATAGGTAAACTACTTTTATCCAAATTAATTGAAGAAAGCGAAAAAGCTGGATTCTGGACTCTACAAGCAGGGATATTTAGAAATAACAAAGCGAGTGTTGATTTACATAAATCTTTAGGATTTAGAGAAATAGGATATCGAGAAAAAGTGGCAAAATTAGATGATATCTGGCACGATAATATCCTCTTGGAACGGAGAAGTAAAATAATTATATAA